A stretch of Candidatus Methanomethylophilaceae archaeon DNA encodes these proteins:
- a CDS encoding iron ABC transporter permease: MMRGDIGTGKVKEGYLKYSRGKLLFLAIAVLALAALSMVTIRLGATDLTYSEIMKYLFSPDDSWNTTVVWDLRLRLIVAAIITGMALGLAGAVMQTILRNPLASPFTLGLSNASAFGASLAILFMEGGVIVGQASAYVDVNSPFLVTAMAFLFAMLATGVMLLLVRVTECTPESIVLAGMAISAIFSAGLAFLQYIANDVALSAIVYWQFGNLSKITWDQACIIAVVLAAAALYFFYKRWDYNAMESGEEVARGLGTDIRITRFVGLTVSALLTATVVSFVGVIGFIGLVGPHIVKRIIGNDNRYVIPGSMAVGAIVMLLSYIVGSFAFETVVPVGIITSAIGGPLFIAILLRRYRR, encoded by the coding sequence ATGATGCGCGGGGATATCGGGACCGGCAAGGTCAAGGAAGGATACCTCAAGTATTCGAGGGGGAAGCTCCTTTTCTTGGCCATCGCTGTGCTGGCGCTTGCGGCGCTGTCGATGGTCACCATACGTTTGGGGGCCACCGATCTCACTTACTCGGAGATAATGAAATATCTGTTCTCCCCAGACGACTCCTGGAACACCACGGTCGTGTGGGATCTTCGCCTGAGGCTGATAGTCGCCGCAATCATAACCGGCATGGCACTCGGCCTCGCAGGCGCGGTGATGCAGACCATCCTCCGCAATCCCCTCGCATCCCCTTTCACCCTGGGGCTCTCCAACGCTTCTGCGTTCGGAGCGTCCCTGGCAATTCTTTTCATGGAAGGCGGAGTCATCGTCGGGCAGGCGTCGGCGTATGTCGATGTCAACAGCCCGTTCCTAGTGACTGCCATGGCCTTCCTGTTCGCGATGCTGGCCACCGGCGTGATGCTTCTTCTCGTCAGGGTGACGGAGTGCACCCCAGAATCGATAGTGCTCGCGGGAATGGCTATCTCCGCCATATTCTCGGCCGGGCTGGCATTCCTACAATACATCGCGAATGACGTCGCGCTGTCTGCCATAGTATATTGGCAATTCGGGAATCTCAGCAAGATAACCTGGGATCAGGCGTGCATAATCGCCGTGGTTCTGGCCGCAGCCGCTTTGTATTTCTTCTACAAGCGCTGGGATTACAACGCCATGGAATCCGGGGAGGAGGTCGCCCGCGGACTCGGGACCGACATCCGCATCACCAGATTCGTTGGTCTCACGGTTTCCGCCCTTCTCACGGCGACGGTGGTATCATTCGTAGGTGTGATCGGATTCATTGGATTGGTCGGCCCCCACATAGTCAAGAGGATCATAGGCAACGACAACCGCTATGTCATCCCGGGCTCGATGGCGGTCGGTGCGATCGTAATGCTGCTGTCATACATCGTGGGATCATTCGCCTTCGAGACCGTCGTGCCGGTCGGCATAATAACCTCGGCCATAGGCGGGCCGCTGTTCATAGCCATCCTTCTCAGGAGGTACAGAAGATGA
- a CDS encoding ABC transporter substrate-binding protein: MQKSIMYAILAAAIIAVAGICIYALTNNGGGGGNESHDEPLKDFSGYEVRAVNDLSRGIVAVGQDSFRWVTYFGLADKCVMVDMNDKTNYLGKAFMYQGKAQALNGAKPISGQDLAFTTANCSVTDEDVKTILDLNPSVVVVPEGFESDCKKQMDALRAGGLHIVHIGYIYTFLDANTFKITESVEKQLDILAKTFNAQKRADEIRSAFKTTVDDIRSIASRVTTKKTGYIGCLAYNGAHGADSSIPYFMPFALANVTNIMSGDTMDYVDSGVKVYSADVISQKMSSDTILFLDATGIYKTDDNTSIGILKLFAGHEAYIAYPYIWTGINYENVLACAYQILHDAYGLLTDAELENKINDLNKKFLGSQTSNRSELTSKNVPLPDGDSIYDDMSAVFEAFRGNATHGKISISDDGAISFIENEESSDLRLPSYVPDTKGQTFVDAAGRTVTVPDQLGNGIVTIGGTGPLRFLSMFGMNGYVIETDKGDVTDNKNGRAYSYAYPYDQLTSYHADNAIDAALVEKLGKDRPSLVITSLSLYSSNTDLFSSLAKMTTLIVLENQRMDTMGDAESGVAEFFRNNVEWLGKAFGKVDRASELISGVESVIKELSSLKGNGDSKVYVAGVTISGSNTLNTTFPVYMPFDLTGTANAYNLGSTANKVVLKEEEIAKLDIDMIIIDPSSSDKVSQPESQYFLRYVSIINGDSDPSNDIPLYVTVPIVWDSINYDCALASAYYVAHLVHGTLTLEQVEGKINDIFVLFYGDEGNHVFSDMKAFFAGKSSANGVEFPILGEAKVVKNGSEYTIAAA; this comes from the coding sequence ATGCAAAAATCCATCATGTATGCGATTTTGGCCGCCGCCATCATCGCAGTAGCAGGAATATGCATATATGCGCTCACGAACAACGGAGGCGGTGGCGGAAATGAATCTCACGATGAGCCTCTCAAAGATTTCTCCGGATACGAGGTCAGGGCAGTAAATGACCTCAGCCGCGGCATAGTCGCTGTGGGTCAGGACTCATTCAGATGGGTCACTTATTTCGGTCTCGCCGACAAATGCGTCATGGTAGACATGAACGACAAGACTAACTATCTCGGCAAAGCGTTCATGTATCAGGGCAAAGCCCAGGCTCTCAACGGTGCAAAGCCGATAAGCGGCCAGGATCTCGCTTTCACCACTGCCAACTGCTCGGTCACAGACGAGGATGTCAAGACCATTCTGGACCTCAATCCGTCCGTGGTGGTTGTCCCCGAAGGATTCGAGTCCGATTGCAAGAAACAGATGGACGCTCTGCGCGCCGGGGGGCTGCACATCGTCCACATCGGATACATCTACACCTTCCTCGATGCCAACACTTTCAAGATAACCGAATCCGTCGAGAAGCAGCTCGACATCCTCGCAAAAACTTTCAACGCCCAGAAGCGCGCCGATGAGATCAGGTCCGCTTTCAAGACCACCGTCGATGACATCAGATCCATCGCTTCCAGGGTGACCACCAAGAAGACTGGATACATCGGATGCCTTGCTTACAACGGCGCCCACGGGGCGGATTCCTCGATCCCCTATTTCATGCCTTTCGCTTTGGCCAACGTCACCAACATCATGTCCGGCGACACGATGGATTACGTCGATTCCGGCGTCAAAGTCTATTCCGCGGATGTCATCAGCCAGAAGATGAGCAGCGATACCATCCTGTTCTTGGATGCCACCGGGATATACAAGACCGACGACAACACGTCCATCGGTATCCTGAAGCTTTTCGCCGGGCACGAAGCTTACATCGCTTACCCTTATATCTGGACCGGAATCAATTATGAGAACGTCCTCGCTTGCGCCTATCAGATTCTCCACGATGCGTACGGGCTTCTCACCGATGCGGAACTTGAGAACAAGATCAATGATCTGAACAAGAAATTCCTCGGAAGCCAGACATCCAACCGCTCGGAGCTGACGTCCAAGAATGTGCCTCTCCCCGACGGGGATTCCATTTACGACGACATGTCTGCGGTCTTCGAAGCCTTCAGGGGCAACGCGACCCACGGGAAGATATCGATCTCCGACGACGGCGCAATCTCGTTCATCGAAAACGAGGAAAGTTCTGACCTCCGCCTTCCCAGCTACGTTCCGGATACCAAGGGCCAGACCTTCGTCGACGCCGCCGGGAGAACTGTCACCGTCCCCGATCAGCTCGGAAACGGGATCGTCACCATCGGCGGTACCGGACCTCTCAGATTCCTGTCCATGTTCGGCATGAACGGATACGTGATCGAAACCGACAAGGGAGATGTCACCGACAACAAGAACGGAAGGGCTTACTCTTACGCCTATCCGTATGACCAGCTCACGTCGTACCATGCGGACAACGCCATCGACGCCGCTCTCGTGGAGAAGCTCGGCAAAGACAGGCCCAGTCTGGTCATAACCTCGCTCAGCCTTTACAGCAGCAACACGGATCTGTTCAGCAGCCTCGCGAAGATGACCACTCTGATAGTCCTCGAGAACCAGAGGATGGACACCATGGGCGATGCCGAATCCGGAGTCGCCGAATTCTTCAGGAACAATGTGGAATGGCTCGGGAAAGCCTTCGGAAAGGTCGACCGCGCTTCCGAGCTGATCTCCGGAGTCGAATCGGTCATCAAGGAGCTGAGCTCGCTCAAAGGGAACGGAGATTCCAAAGTATACGTCGCCGGAGTCACCATCAGCGGAAGCAACACACTGAACACCACGTTCCCTGTCTACATGCCTTTCGATCTCACCGGCACCGCCAACGCTTACAATCTGGGTTCCACCGCCAACAAGGTCGTCCTCAAGGAGGAAGAGATTGCCAAGCTCGACATCGACATGATCATCATCGATCCTTCCTCCTCGGACAAAGTCTCCCAGCCTGAGAGCCAGTATTTCCTCAGGTACGTCAGCATAATCAACGGCGATTCGGATCCGTCCAACGACATACCTCTGTACGTCACCGTTCCTATCGTCTGGGACAGCATCAATTACGATTGCGCCCTTGCCAGCGCCTACTACGTCGCGCATCTGGTGCACGGGACTCTGACTTTGGAGCAGGTCGAGGGGAAGATAAACGACATCTTCGTCCTCTTCTACGGCGACGAAGGGAATCATGTCTTCAGCGACATGAAAGCTTTCTTCGCCGGAAAGTCCTCTGCGAACGGAGTCGAATTCCCCATTCTCGGGGAGGCTAAGGTAGTGAAGAACGGCAGCGAATACACCATTGCGGCCGCGTGA
- a CDS encoding TraR/DksA C4-type zinc finger protein: MDKELWERCIEFHGHECPGLASGFRAAETAAREIGAQFGRTEDEDIVCVTENDACGVDCIQFALSCTLGKGNMIMRLRGKHAWSFFNRKNGKSVRIVMRDFDRAGKSREELIDFILNGPEEEVLEIKRPSFEVPTRAKIFHSIKCECCGESAREDLIRIQNGRKVCLDCFEGYESRW, translated from the coding sequence ATGGACAAAGAGCTCTGGGAAAGGTGCATCGAATTCCATGGCCACGAATGCCCCGGATTGGCATCCGGATTCCGCGCCGCCGAAACTGCCGCGCGCGAGATCGGGGCGCAATTCGGGCGCACCGAAGACGAAGACATCGTATGCGTCACTGAGAACGATGCATGCGGGGTGGATTGCATTCAATTCGCGCTTTCTTGCACCCTCGGAAAAGGCAACATGATCATGCGCCTGAGAGGGAAGCATGCGTGGTCTTTCTTCAACAGAAAGAACGGCAAATCCGTCCGCATAGTGATGAGGGATTTCGATAGGGCCGGCAAGTCGCGGGAAGAGCTTATCGATTTCATTCTCAACGGGCCCGAGGAGGAGGTCCTGGAAATCAAGCGCCCATCTTTCGAGGTGCCTACGAGGGCCAAGATCTTCCATAGCATAAAATGCGAATGCTGCGGGGAATCCGCAAGGGAGGATCTCATCCGCATCCAAAACGGACGCAAGGTATGCCTGGACTGTTTTGAAGGGTATGAGAGTCGTTGGTAA
- a CDS encoding iron ABC transporter permease, with amino-acid sequence MARTENEDEIGYSRVSKLRVFVIVFLATAAVASALATLTIDLGSMTFFDVIRVIFDKGNPENTRSQVILVWDIYLPRIASGILAGFALGVAGAIMQCVLRNPIGSPYTLGISNAAAFGASLGIVMRGGEVVGQSHASIVISNPYIVTGSAFLWAMIGTGIIIALVKITRVDANTMVLAGVAISSIFAAGISALQYIYNDYALSAIVFWQFGSLGKATWSELLIAAVVVIPTLIYFFWRRWDYNALDSGPDIARSLGVNVERLRIASMVLSAVVTAVVVSFMGIIAFVGLLGPHIVRLIIGNDHRYLIPGSILVGAIILLIADCVGQCAFDFTLPVGIITSFLGGPLFLFLLIRGYRKRGVLT; translated from the coding sequence ATGGCCAGAACAGAAAATGAGGATGAGATTGGGTATTCCCGCGTATCTAAACTCAGGGTATTTGTGATAGTGTTTCTTGCTACGGCTGCCGTGGCTTCGGCATTGGCTACCCTAACCATAGATCTGGGATCGATGACATTCTTCGACGTTATCAGGGTCATCTTCGACAAGGGCAACCCCGAGAACACCCGCTCCCAAGTCATTCTGGTCTGGGACATATACCTCCCCCGCATAGCCAGCGGAATACTGGCGGGATTCGCCCTTGGGGTAGCCGGAGCGATTATGCAGTGCGTCCTCCGCAATCCGATCGGATCGCCGTACACCTTGGGCATCTCGAACGCCGCCGCATTTGGGGCCTCTCTGGGGATAGTCATGCGCGGCGGAGAAGTCGTCGGCCAAAGCCACGCTTCCATAGTCATCAGCAACCCGTACATAGTCACTGGAAGCGCTTTCCTATGGGCGATGATCGGGACCGGGATAATAATCGCGCTGGTCAAAATCACCAGAGTCGACGCGAATACCATGGTGCTTGCCGGAGTAGCCATAAGCTCCATCTTCGCCGCCGGGATCAGCGCGCTCCAGTACATCTACAACGATTACGCCCTGTCCGCGATTGTGTTCTGGCAATTCGGTTCATTGGGAAAAGCCACTTGGAGCGAGCTGCTGATCGCGGCCGTCGTCGTCATCCCCACGCTCATATACTTCTTCTGGAGGAGATGGGACTATAACGCGTTGGACAGCGGACCGGACATCGCTCGGTCGCTGGGGGTTAACGTTGAGCGCCTCCGCATCGCGTCGATGGTCCTTTCAGCGGTGGTCACTGCCGTGGTGGTCTCTTTCATGGGGATAATAGCTTTCGTCGGTCTGCTTGGACCGCACATAGTGCGTCTGATAATCGGCAACGACCACCGTTACCTTATCCCGGGATCGATACTGGTGGGAGCGATCATCCTGCTGATTGCCGATTGCGTCGGGCAATGCGCCTTTGATTTCACGCTTCCGGTGGGGATAATAACCTCGTTCCTCGGCGGACCTCTTTTCCTTTTCCTTCTTATCAGAGGATACAGAAAGAGAGGTGTGCTGACGTGA
- a CDS encoding ABC transporter ATP-binding protein — protein MLSVKDLSFGYGDKKILDGISFDAEGNSVVSILGPNGVGKTTLLKCLCKMHAPDSGTIELNGKDVLSMSGREAAKHIGFVPQSTPPSGTSVFDAALIGRRPHIEWAMGKEDMRITWEALRALKIDGLALKRTDEISGGEYQKVQIARAMVQQPEVLILDEPTNNLDIANQHIAMRTISEAVSSRGMCTIMTMHDINLAAGYSDRFLFIKNGKVAAYGGTDIITSDLVKDVYGIEADVIMHKGKPFVIPDLDSERKRFHAPSLSRICVPSFINRQQSHIPKDSLQAHVFHQQNREDQTRRWTH, from the coding sequence ATGCTGAGCGTCAAAGACCTGTCTTTCGGGTACGGCGACAAAAAGATACTGGACGGCATCTCGTTCGACGCAGAAGGAAATTCTGTGGTATCCATATTGGGGCCCAACGGCGTGGGGAAGACCACCCTGCTGAAATGCCTGTGCAAGATGCATGCGCCCGATTCCGGGACGATAGAGCTCAACGGGAAGGATGTCCTTTCCATGTCCGGACGCGAAGCCGCCAAACATATCGGGTTCGTCCCCCAAAGCACTCCCCCATCTGGCACCAGCGTCTTCGATGCCGCCCTGATAGGCCGCAGGCCTCACATCGAATGGGCGATGGGAAAGGAAGACATGAGGATAACATGGGAAGCGCTGAGAGCCCTGAAAATAGACGGCTTGGCCCTGAAGCGCACCGACGAGATCAGCGGCGGAGAATACCAGAAAGTACAGATAGCGCGGGCGATGGTCCAGCAGCCCGAAGTCCTGATATTGGACGAACCCACAAACAATCTGGACATAGCCAATCAGCACATAGCCATGCGCACCATCTCGGAAGCGGTCTCGTCCAGAGGGATGTGCACCATCATGACGATGCACGACATCAACTTGGCCGCGGGATATTCGGACAGATTCCTTTTCATCAAAAACGGGAAGGTTGCGGCCTACGGCGGGACCGACATCATAACTTCCGACCTCGTAAAGGACGTCTATGGCATAGAAGCGGACGTCATAATGCACAAAGGAAAGCCTTTTGTCATACCGGATCTGGATTCCGAACGAAAGCGATTCCATGCGCCGTCGCTCAGCCGCATCTGCGTTCCGTCCTTCATAAACAGGCAACAGTCGCATATACCAAAAGATTCTCTGCAAGCGCATGTATTCCATCAGCAAAATCGTGAAGATCAAACACGACGATGGACGCATTGA
- a CDS encoding transcriptional regulator, translating into MSDRDTILEAMKKAGEPLNAGKVAELTGLDRKVVDKEFAAMKKDGTIVSPVRCKWEPAQK; encoded by the coding sequence ATGAGCGACAGAGATACCATACTGGAAGCAATGAAGAAAGCCGGAGAGCCCCTCAACGCAGGGAAAGTTGCGGAGCTGACCGGTCTCGACCGCAAAGTCGTCGACAAAGAATTCGCCGCGATGAAAAAGGATGGGACGATCGTCTCGCCCGTCAGATGCAAATGGGAACCGGCGCAAAAGTGA
- a CDS encoding pyridoxamine 5'-phosphate oxidase family protein, translated as MFREVARENRRLSAEECVRILSEEKRGVLSVIGDGGYPYGMPMNHFYNPDDGKLYFHCGKDGHRTDSIRKDSRASFCVYDSGFRREGEWALNIKSAIVFGRIEEIADKETIYDISHRLSHKFTDDEKHIEEEIKRAGPRTMMFALVPEHITGKIVNES; from the coding sequence ATGTTCAGGGAAGTGGCAAGGGAAAACAGAAGGCTGTCCGCGGAAGAATGCGTCAGAATCCTCTCCGAAGAAAAGAGAGGCGTCCTGTCGGTCATAGGCGACGGGGGATATCCGTACGGGATGCCGATGAACCACTTCTATAACCCCGACGATGGGAAGCTATACTTCCACTGCGGGAAGGATGGGCACCGCACCGATTCCATCAGGAAAGACAGCCGCGCAAGTTTCTGCGTCTATGACAGCGGCTTCCGCAGGGAGGGAGAATGGGCCTTGAACATAAAATCGGCCATAGTTTTCGGGCGCATCGAAGAGATCGCCGACAAAGAGACCATATATGACATCTCGCACAGGCTCAGCCACAAATTCACGGACGACGAGAAGCACATAGAGGAAGAGATAAAACGTGCCGGGCCCAGGACGATGATGTTCGCGCTTGTCCCCGAGCATATCACAGGGAAAATCGTGAACGAATCTTGA
- a CDS encoding AAA family ATPase: MKELRREKYLSKIRPFYNDKDIIKVLTGARRCGKSTIMKQIMDDLGTDTKVEKTIVYIDLQ, from the coding sequence ATGAAAGAACTTAGGAGGGAAAAATACCTTTCTAAAATCCGTCCATTTTACAATGACAAGGACATAATCAAGGTCCTGACAGGGGCTCGCAGATGCGGAAAATCTACAATTATGAAACAGATAATGGACGATCTCGGCACTGATACAAAAGTCGAGAAAACAATCGTGTATATCGATCTGCAATGA